Proteins encoded together in one Amblyomma americanum isolate KBUSLIRL-KWMA chromosome 1, ASM5285725v1, whole genome shotgun sequence window:
- the LOC144115925 gene encoding ankyrin repeat and SOCS box protein 8-like: MWYLMENAQRSYTLSERLLRAIGVGHHSAPRAEQEDIEELIRQGADVNQSHGTFLPLHCACMVGDASSVALLLKWGADVNRYDGYHRTALHHAVERSPQCASLLLAAGADTESVDVNRDTPLHWAAFRNRADCCQLLLEHRAHVDSLDFNHDTPLSWAAMKGNYPSVRILLEHNASPDVRNYGGMVPLGRIAVLLAAGLESADDEKAFELLLRGMGQIELRDRDGELPAVLARDNKLRTRLLAVCCSPRPLAQLGRRAVRRYLGAQHLPTVVPLLPIPERLQRFLLLEF, encoded by the exons ATGTGGTACCTGATGGAGAACGCGCAACGCTCGTACACGCTTTCCGAGAGGCTGCTGCGCGCCATCGGCGTCGGCCACCACTCGGCGCCGCGGGCCGAGCAGGAAGACATCGAGGAGCTGATCCGCCAGGGCGCCGACGTCAACCAGTCGCACGGCACCTTCCTGCCGCTCCACTGCGCCTGCATGGTGGGCGACGCGTCCAGCGTCGCCCTGCTCCTCAAGTGGGGCGCCGAT GTGAATCGCTACGATGGCTACCACCGGACAGCATTGCACCATGCGGTGGAGCGCAGTCCTCAGTGTGCCTCTCTGCTGCTGGCAGCAGGCGCAGACACAGAGAGCGTTGATGTGAACCGGGACACACCACTGCACTGGGCTGCCTTTCGGAACCGTGCTGACTGCTGCCAGCTGCTTCTGGAACATCGGGCACATGTGGACAGCCTTGACTTCAACCACGACACGCCACTCAGCTGGGCAGCTATGAAG GGCAACTACCCATCGGTGCGCATTCTTCTCGAACACAACGCATCTCCGGACGTGCGCAACTATGGCGGCATGGTGCCCCTGGGGCGCAttgctgtgctgcttgctgctggacTGGAATCTGCAGATGATGAAAAGGCCTTTGAACTGCTGCTGCGGGGAATGGGGCAAATTGAACTGAGGGACCGTGATGGTGAGCTGCCAGCTGTGCTTGCACGCGACAACAAGCTGCGGACACGGCTCCTTGCCGTTTGCTGCTCGCCACGACCACTGGCACAGCTGGGACGGCGTGCTGTACGGCGATACCTTGGTGCACAACACCTGCCCACCGTTGTGCCTCTGCTGCCAATACCAGAGCGACTTCAGAGGTTTCTTCTGcttgaattttaa